The Edaphobacter sp. 12200R-103 genome contains a region encoding:
- a CDS encoding universal stress protein, with the protein MRYATLPAETHSSAAPSPSTDPQIEVRRIVVGFALGGNMRPLLKTAKAIAKEFGAEIFVIHSIAPTPATLGMVGETLEARTKALEATKRKIERILQREGVTTPFHVSVELDSPATVLQKAVKEHQADLVIVGSRGRHGFEQLIEGSVSQAIADRVNCPVLILGPSFSPDQNLFQTILLATDLDKTGYGAAKYAGALAAGRDCRLILMHVARQKPRSENRNREWVEENTTEKLYRLLEKQVRCECDHEALIAYGDSAQEILAAADNKRADLIVLGVGSERKPMSDHASWRTLTTIVRHARCPVLVVGS; encoded by the coding sequence ATGCGCTACGCAACCCTTCCTGCAGAAACTCATTCATCGGCCGCACCATCCCCATCAACCGATCCTCAAATAGAAGTGCGCCGGATTGTCGTTGGGTTCGCCCTGGGAGGAAACATGCGGCCGCTTCTGAAAACCGCAAAGGCAATTGCAAAAGAGTTCGGAGCGGAAATCTTCGTGATTCATTCTATCGCGCCCACTCCGGCCACACTTGGAATGGTGGGAGAAACGCTGGAGGCGAGAACGAAGGCACTCGAAGCCACCAAAAGAAAGATTGAAAGAATACTTCAAAGAGAAGGTGTCACTACACCCTTCCACGTTTCGGTCGAACTTGATAGTCCCGCCACGGTGCTTCAGAAGGCTGTAAAGGAACATCAAGCTGACCTTGTAATTGTTGGCTCTCGAGGAAGGCACGGCTTCGAGCAGCTGATAGAGGGGTCTGTTTCGCAAGCCATCGCAGATCGAGTCAACTGTCCTGTTCTTATTCTCGGACCTTCCTTCTCACCTGATCAGAATCTCTTTCAGACGATTCTGTTAGCTACTGATCTCGATAAGACAGGGTATGGAGCAGCGAAATATGCAGGTGCTCTTGCGGCCGGTCGAGATTGCAGGTTGATTCTCATGCATGTAGCTCGACAGAAACCGCGATCTGAAAATCGAAACCGTGAATGGGTCGAAGAAAATACTACGGAGAAGCTGTATCGCCTGCTTGAGAAACAAGTCCGTTGCGAATGCGATCATGAGGCGCTTATTGCCTATGGGGATTCAGCACAAGAGATCCTCGCGGCCGCAGACAACAAGCGCGCAGATCTTATCGTGCTCGGAGTTGGTAGTGAAAGAAAACCGATGAGTGATCACGCATCGTGGAGGACCCTCACAACCATTGTCAGGCACGCTCGGTGTCCGGTGCTCGTTGTCGGTTCATAA
- a CDS encoding MgtC/SapB family protein encodes MVLQINDSLLGIGIAALGGAAVGIDRQKAHKDDAPGAIGGLRTFTLLGTIAGACGFLITDKFIIPAIVLLAGATAMVLVVRWSAENISRDATTEVAAIAVLTSGLSAGLGHLSIASALYAWTVLLLIKKSWLHAFVDRIGVVELEAAAQFAAMALIVLPLLPSRNFGVGGILNFRSTWILVLVFSGLNFAGYLARRALGNEAGWVLTGLIGGLVSSTQVTLAFSRDSRNYVESPTPLFGGVMAATAISMLRVCVLCVLLRPPLAGRVLAYVTVPVLIGGLSSLYSARRPAKVSGSLEEKNPLRLAAATYLSLIFIASQYLISFARSHFGAMGTFGSALTLGSVDIDALVASLLPMIRQNIRTDEAAKILVVGIIGNTAVKMGIALIWGNTSFRKYTALGLAAVLVALIGSLVVIG; translated from the coding sequence ATGGTACTGCAAATCAATGACAGCCTTTTGGGAATCGGTATCGCGGCCCTTGGCGGCGCTGCGGTGGGTATTGACAGGCAGAAAGCGCACAAAGATGACGCGCCCGGAGCTATTGGAGGTCTTCGAACGTTTACACTCCTCGGAACAATAGCTGGAGCATGCGGCTTCCTCATCACAGATAAGTTCATAATACCTGCGATCGTTCTTCTCGCCGGTGCCACGGCCATGGTACTGGTCGTCCGCTGGAGTGCCGAGAATATCTCACGTGATGCAACCACGGAAGTCGCGGCAATTGCTGTCTTGACGAGTGGTCTAAGTGCTGGTCTTGGCCACTTGAGCATTGCTTCTGCGCTCTACGCATGGACAGTCTTGCTCCTTATTAAAAAGTCCTGGCTTCACGCTTTTGTGGATCGTATCGGCGTCGTCGAACTGGAAGCTGCCGCACAGTTTGCGGCAATGGCGCTTATCGTTCTTCCCCTATTGCCTTCTCGCAACTTTGGCGTGGGCGGAATTCTGAACTTTCGCTCTACCTGGATTCTCGTTTTAGTGTTTTCTGGGCTAAATTTTGCAGGCTATCTGGCCAGGAGGGCCTTGGGGAACGAGGCTGGCTGGGTACTCACAGGATTAATTGGTGGACTAGTTTCCTCGACTCAGGTGACTTTGGCGTTTTCACGCGACAGTCGAAATTATGTTGAATCTCCCACTCCTCTGTTCGGAGGAGTAATGGCTGCCACCGCCATTTCGATGTTACGAGTATGTGTTTTGTGTGTGCTGCTCCGCCCGCCCCTTGCCGGTCGGGTTTTAGCGTATGTTACTGTGCCTGTTCTGATTGGAGGATTGTCAAGTTTATATAGCGCGCGTCGTCCCGCAAAGGTATCCGGCTCCCTTGAAGAAAAGAATCCGCTCCGCCTCGCTGCAGCGACGTATCTTTCCTTGATCTTCATAGCCTCCCAATACCTCATCTCGTTTGCGCGTTCTCATTTCGGTGCCATGGGAACATTTGGCTCAGCACTGACGCTTGGATCAGTCGATATCGATGCACTTGTTGCATCGCTTTTGCCTATGATTCGTCAAAACATACGAACCGATGAAGCAGCAAAGATTCTTGTTGTAGGGATTATTGGTAATACTGCGGTGAAAATGGGGATAGCGCTGATATGGGGCAACACCTCATTTCGCAAATATACAGCGCTGGGACTTGCCGCAGTACTGGTGGCGCTTATCGGGAGCCTCGTCGTTATTGGTTAG
- a CDS encoding universal stress protein has protein sequence MTNLEQIVVATDFSPASASALHVAGRIARLFNIKVTVVHVFQYPVHHRYPIRVGWMVEMIRKEVREKLNQARCVLEEMNVQPEGLMIGDGFASAEILNLLQKYENPLLVMGTHAVAGIDRFLLGSTAEEILRQAKCPVITVGPHVPREEKADPAFHRILYPTDGSIASMTAISLIQLLRRASPASLRVLHVLDPAIESAVGDDVFEVVRSSLKHHEIASEDTCDEYVTLHGKDVGQAVVNEAERFSADLLILGVRRASAWASHLVPKVTYQIIAASPCPVMTVSS, from the coding sequence ATGACCAATCTTGAACAGATCGTAGTTGCGACCGATTTCTCACCGGCTTCTGCCTCAGCGCTGCACGTTGCGGGCCGGATCGCGCGCCTATTCAATATAAAAGTTACGGTCGTGCACGTCTTCCAATATCCCGTCCATCATCGGTACCCGATACGCGTGGGATGGATGGTCGAGATGATTCGTAAGGAAGTTCGAGAGAAACTCAATCAAGCCCGATGTGTGCTGGAGGAGATGAACGTGCAGCCAGAAGGCCTCATGATTGGGGATGGATTTGCCTCTGCCGAAATTCTCAACCTCCTGCAAAAATATGAGAATCCACTTCTTGTGATGGGTACTCATGCGGTAGCGGGCATCGATCGCTTCCTGCTCGGCTCTACTGCGGAGGAGATATTGCGGCAAGCGAAGTGTCCTGTTATCACGGTAGGACCACACGTTCCACGAGAAGAGAAAGCGGATCCCGCCTTCCATCGAATCTTGTATCCCACGGATGGCAGTATTGCTTCCATGACCGCAATATCCCTGATACAACTGCTTCGCCGAGCTTCACCTGCCTCCCTTCGAGTGCTTCATGTCCTAGATCCTGCAATCGAGAGTGCTGTAGGTGATGATGTCTTCGAAGTAGTTCGGAGTTCTCTCAAGCATCACGAGATCGCGAGCGAGGATACATGCGACGAATATGTCACCTTGCACGGCAAAGATGTCGGCCAGGCGGTAGTCAATGAAGCTGAACGTTTTTCTGCAGATCTATTAATTCTCGGCGTTCGACGTGCTTCAGCATGGGCCTCCCACCTCGTGCCAAAGGTAACGTATCAAATTATTGCGGCATCGCCGTGCCCGGTCATGACGGTCTCATCGTGA
- a CDS encoding DUF308 domain-containing protein produces MASYLLLGVLSLVSGIYLAISDRVSLQTVAIVVSPHAFLFGVAQLRLTSHVRHHRESRKALFACGLVELGSGLALLAGWRLSVGQVAVLLGYVASLTTLQLLSILFYPDILKKTSHSRTSIL; encoded by the coding sequence ATGGCAAGCTATCTCTTGTTGGGAGTACTATCGCTTGTCTCGGGCATCTACCTTGCGATATCTGACAGGGTGTCCTTACAGACTGTCGCTATCGTTGTGTCTCCACATGCATTTCTGTTCGGAGTGGCACAATTGCGGTTGACAAGTCATGTGCGGCATCATCGCGAGTCAAGAAAAGCATTGTTCGCATGCGGTTTAGTGGAACTAGGATCCGGCCTTGCGCTTCTTGCAGGGTGGCGACTGTCGGTCGGCCAGGTTGCTGTCCTACTCGGGTACGTCGCAAGCCTCACAACTTTACAGCTCCTAAGCATTCTCTTTTACCCTGACATATTGAAAAAAACATCTCACTCAAGAACGTCGATCTTATAA
- a CDS encoding YceI family protein: MKVFSSLVLAVILAPAALAQDQTFIVNPDASEVKITLKTTHELVSGTFHIQSGSIEFDRNDLRMSGSMVVLAGSGKTGNNSRDKKMNKDILKIDQYPTVSFTPRTYTGIIAPSGDSTIQVSGGLTLLGNPHDLTVPMQIHLDGSKATVKAHFIVPYVQWGLKNPSFMFWKVNDSVAINLNLVGQISN; encoded by the coding sequence ATGAAAGTCTTCTCATCGTTAGTCCTCGCTGTCATCCTCGCACCAGCTGCACTCGCTCAGGATCAGACTTTCATCGTCAATCCCGACGCCAGTGAGGTCAAGATTACGCTCAAAACAACTCACGAACTTGTCAGCGGTACCTTTCACATCCAATCGGGGTCGATTGAGTTCGACCGCAACGATCTTAGGATGTCGGGTTCGATGGTCGTACTGGCAGGCAGCGGAAAGACAGGCAACAACAGCCGCGATAAGAAGATGAACAAGGACATTCTCAAAATAGATCAGTACCCGACCGTATCCTTTACGCCCAGGACCTATACCGGAATCATCGCCCCCTCCGGCGACTCAACCATTCAAGTCAGCGGAGGGCTTACTCTGCTCGGCAATCCCCACGACCTGACGGTTCCAATGCAGATCCACCTCGACGGATCCAAGGCAACTGTTAAAGCGCATTTCATCGTTCCGTATGTCCAGTGGGGTCTCAAAAATCCGAGTTTTATGTTCTGGAAAGTCAACGATAGCGTGGCAATTAACCTAAATCTCGTTGGCCAAATTTCTAACTAA
- a CDS encoding NAD(P)/FAD-dependent oxidoreductase: MRTLTSWFNIQRIRSNALQDEVLVVGGGVAGCAASIALARRGRRVTLVEREPTPRHKVCGEFLSGEALDDLRALGINVTSLGAVPIEYVRLAAARRAAEAPLPFPAASLTRKALDTSLIAEAVAAGVRVKCGRSVQSLSRTTGSWQATLDDGSVHEAPTVFLATGKHDLRGHTRPKDPHRWVAFKMYYRLSAAQIADLGEASELTLYSGGYGGIQPVEGGIANFCCVVQQRYFARSALRWENLIANMQQDCPHLAMRLADAEPLLVKPITVTHIPYGYIRRTTEDGLYCIGDQAAVIPSFTGDGISIALHTARSAAAAYLAAEPAPVFQPKLRSAMLPQMRLAEIAANGLSNALARAVLPFCLRIWPGAMRVTARLTRVTQPAAVASQVISS, from the coding sequence ATGAGAACCCTCACAAGCTGGTTCAACATCCAGCGAATTAGGAGCAATGCTTTGCAAGACGAAGTTTTAGTAGTTGGTGGCGGAGTAGCAGGCTGCGCCGCTTCGATCGCACTTGCTCGCAGAGGACGAAGAGTCACACTGGTCGAACGAGAGCCCACTCCACGCCATAAGGTATGTGGAGAATTCTTGAGCGGCGAGGCGCTCGATGACTTGCGCGCTCTTGGCATCAACGTGACTTCGCTCGGCGCAGTGCCCATCGAGTACGTTCGTCTTGCCGCAGCCAGGCGTGCTGCGGAAGCTCCGTTGCCTTTTCCCGCAGCCTCACTCACGCGCAAAGCACTTGATACATCGCTCATTGCCGAGGCCGTCGCCGCGGGAGTCCGCGTAAAGTGCGGGCGCAGCGTGCAGTCGCTCAGCCGTACGACCGGCAGCTGGCAGGCTACGCTCGATGACGGCAGCGTTCATGAGGCCCCTACAGTCTTCCTCGCCACGGGCAAGCATGATCTCCGCGGCCATACACGCCCGAAGGATCCTCATCGGTGGGTTGCCTTCAAGATGTATTACAGGCTATCTGCAGCTCAGATCGCCGACCTGGGGGAGGCATCCGAGCTAACGCTCTATTCGGGAGGATACGGCGGGATTCAACCCGTAGAAGGCGGCATTGCGAATTTCTGCTGTGTGGTGCAACAGCGGTATTTCGCGCGCTCTGCTCTTCGCTGGGAGAATCTTATTGCGAATATGCAACAGGACTGTCCTCACCTTGCGATGCGGCTTGCCGATGCGGAGCCCCTGCTTGTCAAGCCGATCACGGTTACTCATATCCCATACGGTTATATTCGCCGTACAACAGAGGATGGACTCTACTGCATCGGCGATCAGGCGGCCGTCATCCCCTCGTTTACAGGCGATGGCATATCCATCGCGCTTCATACTGCCCGGAGCGCTGCAGCCGCCTATCTTGCAGCGGAGCCTGCGCCGGTCTTTCAGCCAAAACTGCGCTCCGCAATGTTGCCTCAAATGCGCCTTGCCGAGATTGCTGCGAATGGATTGAGCAATGCACTTGCGCGTGCTGTATTGCCGTTCTGCTTGAGGATTTGGCCCGGTGCGATGCGTGTGACGGCTAGGCTCACACGTGTAACCCAGCCGGCTGCTGTTGCCTCACAAGTAATCTCAAGCTAA
- a CDS encoding DUF2306 domain-containing protein: MSTSTLITPTSGGSRFKVILWASLALTTIFVFITSELLLITDYPMYHAYRLQVIADRHLLIPHTLAGILALVIGPINFSSRVRRRYLRLHRIFGYIYVISVFVGSFTGIALAAGRPGLPGTSMQAAAWMVCTTAAFITARNRQITVHRQWMARSYAVTFTFVSSRVLNLVPAYWSHLGDVLAAVGVIAFTLASIVLVDLGLNWRELTTRHD, translated from the coding sequence ATGTCAACTTCTACTCTGATAACGCCAACCTCCGGCGGTTCCAGATTTAAGGTTATTCTCTGGGCCTCGCTTGCTCTCACAACGATCTTTGTCTTTATTACTTCGGAGCTGCTCCTCATCACTGACTATCCGATGTACCATGCCTACCGTTTGCAGGTTATAGCAGACCGCCATCTCCTCATCCCACATACACTCGCCGGAATCCTCGCTCTTGTGATCGGCCCGATCAATTTCTCTTCACGTGTTCGCCGGCGTTACCTACGCCTTCATCGCATCTTCGGCTATATCTATGTCATCTCCGTCTTTGTTGGTTCCTTCACTGGAATCGCTCTTGCAGCCGGTCGGCCGGGTCTTCCCGGAACCTCGATGCAAGCCGCTGCCTGGATGGTGTGCACAACAGCCGCCTTCATCACCGCACGCAATCGGCAAATTACAGTGCACCGCCAATGGATGGCCCGGTCTTATGCGGTCACATTTACCTTCGTCTCCAGCCGCGTTCTCAATCTTGTGCCCGCTTACTGGAGCCATCTTGGCGACGTGCTGGCAGCGGTCGGTGTCATAGCCTTTACTCTGGCTTCCATTGTTTTGGTCGACCTTGGCCTCAACTGGCGTGAACTCACTACCCGTCATGACTGA
- a CDS encoding methyltransferase domain-containing protein has protein sequence MRSLETVNRWLLGYRPTLAWLKQLPHKSHDPLHIVDVGSGGGDFLRKIAAWARRRGIAVQLTGVDLNPYAARAAVESTPKDLEITWVTGDAMVYRPEKPLHIVVSSLVAHHLEDEEIVALLRWMEANVQVGWFINDLERSKWSSRMFGWVRWHWLVRHDGPVSFRRAFRKEDWIRLLAAAEVPQEVVTLEQWRPGRLCVGRWK, from the coding sequence ATGCGCAGTCTGGAAACGGTCAACCGCTGGCTGTTAGGCTATCGACCGACGCTGGCTTGGCTGAAACAATTACCACATAAATCACATGATCCATTACACATCGTCGATGTAGGCAGTGGTGGCGGCGATTTTCTCCGAAAGATCGCTGCCTGGGCACGGAGACGGGGCATTGCTGTACAGCTAACAGGGGTCGACTTGAATCCTTATGCTGCGCGTGCAGCAGTAGAATCCACGCCGAAGGATCTCGAAATCACATGGGTGACCGGTGATGCTATGGTGTACCGACCGGAGAAGCCGTTGCATATCGTCGTTAGTTCGCTGGTGGCGCATCATTTGGAGGACGAGGAGATCGTCGCGCTGCTGAGATGGATGGAAGCGAACGTACAGGTAGGTTGGTTTATCAATGATTTAGAGCGGTCAAAGTGGAGTAGCCGGATGTTTGGGTGGGTGCGGTGGCACTGGCTTGTGCGGCACGATGGGCCGGTGTCGTTCCGGCGTGCCTTCCGCAAAGAGGATTGGATACGTCTGCTGGCTGCGGCTGAGGTCCCGCAAGAGGTGGTGACACTGGAGCAGTGGCGGCCGGGACGGCTGTGTGTCGGACGGTGGAAGTGA
- a CDS encoding type III polyketide synthase, whose protein sequence is MNKSSSYSLPAKCYQKDRDLVSKQVTVVFRIWSLFSQVADHRRIVASSWFSFSRADATLIFTIRAKDLLHMTTAFLNRIATAVPKYDVHDTFVVFAEKMLTDPRLSTIFRRMASRADIVHRYSFLDPRNDSGQISSHYAHEFYRTGNFPNTARRMEMFEQNAPRLMKKVVNQLALSEDERSGITHVLVTCCTGFYAPGLDFEIVDHLGLSADVERTMVGFMGCYAAINALKLARHIVRSDPKAGVLMVNLELCTLHFQETQELDQMLSFLIFADGAAASLISAREQGFALDSFKAVTVPETKGLITWKIGDLGFDMFLSGKVPLDLSRSLHGGELKDERDGIDLWAVHPGGRSILDAVERGLELPADALAASREVLSAFGNMSSATVMFVLQRIMQHARPGQRGCAMAFGPGLTAETMRFHAV, encoded by the coding sequence ATGAACAAATCGTCATCCTATTCCCTTCCTGCAAAGTGCTATCAAAAGGACAGAGATCTCGTCTCAAAACAAGTAACCGTTGTGTTTAGAATATGGAGCCTGTTCTCTCAGGTAGCCGACCATCGCCGGATCGTCGCCTCTTCGTGGTTCAGTTTTTCCAGGGCAGACGCGACATTAATCTTCACCATCCGGGCTAAGGACCTATTGCACATGACCACGGCATTCCTGAACCGCATCGCTACTGCCGTACCAAAATACGATGTGCATGACACTTTCGTTGTCTTCGCCGAAAAGATGCTTACCGACCCGAGGCTGAGCACGATCTTCCGCCGCATGGCGAGCCGTGCTGACATTGTGCATCGCTATTCATTCCTCGATCCGAGGAATGATTCTGGCCAAATTTCGTCGCATTATGCGCATGAGTTTTACAGGACAGGTAATTTTCCCAACACAGCGCGGCGTATGGAGATGTTTGAGCAGAACGCTCCGAGATTGATGAAGAAGGTCGTGAACCAGCTTGCGTTGAGTGAGGACGAACGTTCCGGTATTACACATGTGCTGGTGACCTGTTGTACAGGGTTCTATGCGCCAGGGCTGGACTTTGAGATCGTTGATCATCTCGGACTTTCCGCGGATGTGGAGCGTACCATGGTTGGATTCATGGGATGTTATGCCGCGATCAATGCGTTGAAGCTGGCGAGGCATATTGTGCGCTCAGATCCAAAGGCGGGTGTCTTGATGGTCAACCTGGAGCTTTGCACGTTGCACTTCCAGGAGACACAGGAGCTCGACCAGATGCTTTCCTTCCTCATCTTTGCCGATGGCGCGGCGGCGAGCTTAATTTCTGCACGCGAGCAAGGTTTTGCACTGGACAGCTTCAAGGCAGTGACGGTGCCCGAAACGAAGGGACTGATCACCTGGAAGATCGGTGACCTAGGATTCGACATGTTTCTCTCGGGGAAGGTTCCGTTGGATCTGAGCCGTTCGTTACATGGGGGCGAATTGAAGGACGAGCGTGATGGCATCGACCTGTGGGCGGTTCATCCCGGAGGGCGGTCGATTCTGGATGCGGTGGAGAGAGGATTGGAATTACCGGCTGATGCGTTGGCTGCTTCGCGCGAGGTGCTATCAGCTTTCGGAAATATGTCATCGGCAACGGTGATGTTTGTGCTGCAGAGAATAATGCAGCATGCGCGGCCAGGGCAGCGCGGATGCGCGATGGCGTTTGGACCGGGATTGACAGCGGAGACGATGCGATTCCATGCGGTCTAG
- a CDS encoding response regulator transcription factor encodes MRLLLVEDEREIQSFIQENLITAGYLVDTADDAETASRLSRTYSYQGMIVDLGLPDQDGIDLILQLRRSGIRVPVLILSARRSVDDRVKGLELGGDDYLTKPFAVAELLARMRNLLRRNMSSGEDLTRLRVGDLDLDILARRASRAGEVLNLSPQEFSLLECLCRNAGRTVTRSMLLTEVWGTRFQPDTNVVDVHIYRLRGKIDSPGREPMIKTLRGIGYVLAKP; translated from the coding sequence ATGCGCCTTCTGCTGGTTGAGGACGAACGGGAGATTCAAAGCTTCATTCAGGAAAACCTGATTACTGCCGGATATCTCGTTGATACGGCTGATGATGCAGAAACAGCGTCGCGACTCAGCCGAACGTATAGCTATCAGGGGATGATCGTAGATCTCGGCCTTCCCGATCAGGATGGAATTGATCTCATTCTTCAATTACGTCGTTCGGGTATCCGCGTTCCGGTTCTCATCCTTTCCGCACGACGCTCCGTTGATGATCGTGTCAAAGGCTTGGAACTCGGTGGTGACGATTACCTTACCAAGCCCTTCGCGGTTGCTGAATTACTGGCCAGAATGAGGAACTTATTGCGGCGTAATATGTCTTCCGGCGAAGACCTGACACGCTTGCGGGTAGGCGACCTCGATCTGGACATTCTCGCGCGAAGAGCAAGCAGGGCAGGAGAAGTGTTAAACCTGAGCCCTCAAGAATTCTCCTTACTCGAGTGCCTGTGCCGCAATGCCGGACGAACCGTGACCCGTTCTATGCTTCTCACAGAGGTGTGGGGCACACGCTTTCAACCGGACACGAACGTTGTTGATGTGCATATCTACCGACTACGCGGCAAGATTGACTCGCCTGGGCGAGAGCCAATGATCAAAACGCTGAGGGGAATCGGATATGTCCTCGCGAAGCCTTGA
- a CDS encoding ATP-binding protein — protein MSSRSLDPISRSAAWRISLWATLAFAAGTLFVFAVLHRFVANDIRRRSDAWLSGEVEVLGDVAARTPKDRLYSRVVSEVAELASREVPDRQIPKKSENDSVFFLQADTDGPPKLWVGAGDGAATLAAIRAAKVFKDVPRDVKVEDGHVPFRVAAVRIEDGSYIYLGLSEQDQLRVLRTLRARFIAIWLMIVLLGFVVVFYATWKMLRYVREITGTASRIGQTDLSSRVPDSGRMDEVGQLARTLNHMLDRIQNTVRQLHTITDSLAHDLRSPLTAIRGKLETVLTTDLSADQAESIVSAIDELDRLTEFLNTSLDVAEAKADALRLSRTSIDLDELVRDMLDLYEPSMSEKGLKVQIHSAGECRISADPALLHRVVGNLLENEVKHLPASCTVRIQLCVLDESVHLVLEDDGPGFDDVLKRDLFQQRIRGRESRGHGLGLAFVQAVVRVHGGTVVAENRPEGGARLRVILPHNGSLTLAEEGLSLT, from the coding sequence ATGTCCTCGCGAAGCCTTGATCCCATCAGTCGAAGTGCTGCCTGGCGCATTTCGCTATGGGCAACGCTCGCCTTTGCCGCTGGTACGCTCTTCGTGTTTGCGGTCTTGCACCGCTTCGTAGCGAACGATATACGACGACGAAGCGATGCGTGGCTATCGGGGGAAGTGGAGGTTTTGGGTGATGTCGCGGCGCGGACCCCCAAAGATCGACTTTACAGCCGCGTGGTCAGCGAAGTTGCCGAACTCGCGAGCCGTGAGGTTCCTGACAGGCAGATCCCTAAGAAGAGTGAGAACGATTCTGTATTCTTCCTTCAGGCGGATACGGATGGTCCTCCAAAACTATGGGTTGGTGCTGGCGATGGCGCGGCAACGCTGGCTGCAATTCGCGCAGCTAAGGTCTTTAAAGACGTTCCACGCGATGTGAAGGTGGAGGATGGACATGTGCCGTTCCGCGTGGCCGCTGTTCGCATCGAAGACGGCAGTTACATCTACCTCGGCCTTTCTGAACAAGATCAATTGCGGGTCCTCAGGACCTTGAGAGCCAGATTCATCGCAATCTGGCTCATGATCGTTCTTCTAGGTTTCGTGGTCGTATTCTATGCAACCTGGAAAATGCTCAGGTATGTACGAGAGATCACTGGGACAGCTTCCCGGATCGGCCAAACTGATCTGAGTAGTCGGGTTCCAGACAGTGGTCGGATGGATGAGGTTGGACAACTTGCCCGAACGCTGAACCATATGCTCGACAGAATCCAGAATACGGTTCGCCAACTCCATACCATCACCGACTCTCTTGCGCACGACCTACGTAGTCCTCTGACTGCGATTCGAGGCAAGCTCGAAACAGTTCTCACGACTGACTTGAGTGCCGACCAAGCTGAATCGATTGTGTCGGCGATCGATGAACTTGATCGACTTACTGAATTCCTGAATACCTCACTCGATGTTGCCGAAGCAAAAGCAGACGCTCTGAGGCTCTCGCGCACATCAATCGATCTGGACGAACTTGTCCGCGATATGCTGGATCTCTATGAGCCCTCGATGAGCGAAAAAGGACTCAAAGTACAGATTCATAGTGCGGGAGAGTGCCGTATCTCTGCAGATCCGGCGCTCCTTCATCGAGTTGTTGGAAATCTTCTTGAGAACGAGGTCAAGCATCTGCCGGCGAGTTGTACGGTTCGGATTCAGCTGTGCGTTTTGGATGAATCAGTTCATCTCGTACTCGAAGATGACGGTCCCGGCTTTGATGATGTGTTGAAACGTGACCTGTTTCAACAACGAATAAGAGGACGAGAGTCACGGGGGCATGGCCTTGGCCTGGCGTTTGTCCAGGCAGTAGTCCGCGTTCATGGCGGCACCGTGGTGGCCGAGAATCGGCCCGAAGGAGGAGCACGTTTGCGTGTGATCCTGCCGCACAATGGTTCATTAACTCTCGCGGAAGAGGGGCTGAGCTTGACGTGA